In a genomic window of Melanotaenia boesemani isolate fMelBoe1 chromosome 1, fMelBoe1.pri, whole genome shotgun sequence:
- the dld gene encoding delta-like protein D produces the protein MGRLCLLLALSLSLLTCQVQCSGMFELKLQEFLNKKGIAGNANCCPGGSAHPQAHQCECKTFFRICLKHYQASVSPEPPCTYGGTVTPVLGSNSFQVPETNADTFTNPIRFSFGFTWPGTFSLIIEALHTDSLDDLTTDNPDRLISRITTQRHLAVGEEWSKDMQTVGRTELRYSYRFLCDEHYYGDGCSVFCRPRDDAFGHFTCGERGEIICNSGWKGQYCTEPICLPGCDEEHGFCDKPGECKCRVGFSGRYCDDCIRYPGCLHGTCQQPWQCNCQEGWGGLFCNQDLNYCTHHKPCLNGATCTNTGQGSYTCSCPPGFTGASCEIQVSECSGNPCRNGGSCTDGDSGYKCTCPPGFYGNNCELSANTCADGPCFNGGRCVDNPEGGYFCQCPMGYAGFNCEKKIDHCSSSPCLNGAECVDLVNSYVCQCPEGFSGPNCEISSTFSGYCQSFPCQNGGTCQEGVTGYTCTCPPGYTDKNCSSPISRCHHNPCHNGATCHERGGRYVCACVPGYGGHNCQFLLPEVPRGSQPVVEGPDRRYSSSESGNTEGEVDDDLEFPWTAVCAGVFLVLVILIGCSVLVVYIRVKLQDRHSHHSDSVHSDSHETMNNLTTTNNCLRSEKELCSVMTTSIKNTNKKADYHSDLTGSLGGLSGISGLNGSEKNGFKTRYPSVEYNLVHELRPEELSLCKEEEPNEPEAKCEVLDESDTEEGFRKRQNSNASEKKQGAESPSCSEAKYQSSSDLNCHAASELKYQSTSDVKFQSTSDIEYHSPSDSRYPCTTDTKYQSIYVISDQKDECIIATEV, from the exons ATGGGACGCCTATGTCTGCTCCTGGCTCTCAGTCTCTCACTGCTCACCTGCCAG GTTCAGTGCTCCGGTATGTTTGAGCTGAAGCTGCAGGAGTTTCTCAACAAGAAGGGTATAGCGGGGAACGCCAACTGCTGCCCAGGAGGCTCTGCGCATCCGCAGGCCCACCAATGCGAGTGCAAGACCTTTTTTCGGATCTGTCTGAAGCACTACCAGGCCAGCGTTTCCCCCGAGCCCCCCTGCACATATGGCGGAACTGTGACTCCCGTCCTTGGCTCGAACTCCTTCCAGGTGCCGGAGACCAATGCGGATACTTTCACCAACCCAATCCGCTTTTCTTTCGGCTTCACATGGCCA GGGACGTTTTCACTGATCATTGAAGCTTTGCACACTGACTCCCTGGACGACCTGACAACAG ACAACCCGGACCGTTTGATCAGCAGGATCACCACTCAGCGCCACCTTGCTGTGGGAGAAGAATGGTCCAAGGATATGCAGACAGTCGGCAGGACAGAGCTGCGCTACTCCTACCGCTTCCTGTGCGATGAGCACTACTACGGCGATGGCTGCTCTGTCTTCTGCCGGCCCAGAGATGATGCTTTTGGACACTTCACCTGTGGCGAGCGTGGAGAGATCATATGCAACTCTGGCTGGAAGGGCCAGTATTGCACTGAGC caaTCTGCCTTCCTGGATGTGATGAGGAACATGGCTTCTGTGATAAACCAGGAGAGTGCAA GTGTCGCGTGGGCTTCAGTGGGCGTTACTGTGATGACTGCATCCGTTACCCAGGCTGTCTCCATGGCACCTGCCAACAACCTTGGCAGTGCAACTGCCAGGAGGGATGGGGTGGACTCTTTTGCAACCAGG ATCTGAACTACTGTACACACCACAAACCTTGTCTTAATGGAGCCACCTGTACCAACACCGGTCAAGGCAGCTACACTTGTTCCTGTCCACCTGGATTCACAGGTGCCAGCTGTGAGATCCAAGTCAGTGAATGTTCTGGAAATCCCTGTCGCAACGGAGGCAGCTGCACT GATGGAGACAGTGGCTACAAGTGCACCTGCCCACCTGGTTTCTATGGCAACAACTGTGAGTTAAGCGCCAATACCTGTGCGGATGGTCCCTGCTTTAATGGTGGACGTTGTGTGGACAACCCTGAAGGTGGCTACTTCTGTCAGTGCCCAATGGGATATGCTGGCTTCAACTGTGAGAAGAAAATCGACCATTGCTCCTCCAGCCCATGTTTAAATG GTGCAGAATGTGTGGATCTGGTGAACTCTTACGTCTGTCAGTGTCCTGAGGGATTTTCAGGTCCTAACTGTGAGATTAGCAGCACCTTTTCTGGATACTGTCAGTCCTTTCCTTGTCAGAATGGTGGTACATGTCAGGAGGGAGTGACTGGCTACACCTGTACTTGCCCTCCAG GCTACACTGACAAAAACTGCAGCTCCCCCATCTCTCGCTGCCATCACAACCCCTGCCACAACGGGGCCACCTGCCATGAGCGTGGTGGTCGctatgtgtgtgcctgtgtgccCGGCTATGGTGGTCATAACTGCCAGTTCCTTTTACCAGAGGTTCCCCGGGGTTCCCAGCCAGTTGTAGAAGGACCAGATCGTCGATATTCTTCCTCAGAAAGTGGGAATACTGAAGGTGAAGTTGATGATGACCTTGAATTCCCTTGGACGGCTGTGTGTGCCGGTGTCTTCCTCGTTCTTGTGATCCTGATTGGCTGCTCTGTGCTGGTGGTGTATATTCGGGTGAAATTGCAGGACCGACACAGTCACCACAGTGATAGTGTCCACAGCGACAGCCATGAGACCATGAATAACCTGACAACCACCAATAATTGTCTTCGTAGCGAAAAGGAACTATGCTCTGTGATGACAACATCaattaaaaacaccaacaaGAAGGCAGATTACCATTCTGACCTGACCGGTTCTCTTGGTGGTCTGAGTGGAATCAGTGGGCTTAATGGATCAGAGAAGAACGGCTTTAAGACTCGCTACCCCAGTGTGGAGTACAACCTGGTCCACGAACTGAGGCCTGAGGAGCTGTCGCTGTGTAAAGAGGAGGAGCCCAATGAGCCAGAGGCCAAATGTGAAGTGTTGGATGAGTCCGACACAGAGGAAGGATTTCGGAAGAGACAAAACAG CAATGcatcagaaaagaaacaagggGCAGAGTCACCAAGCTGCAGCGAAGCAAAATACCAGTCATCCTCGGATTTAAACTGTCACGCAGCAAGCGAGCTGAAATACCAGTCAACAAGTGATGTGAAATTCCAGTCAACCAGTGATATTGAATACCACAGTCCCAGTGACAGCCGGTATCCATGTACCACTGATACCAAATACCAGTCTATCTATGTCATATCAGACCAGAAAGATGAATGTATCATTGCTACAGAG GTATGA